In Cololabis saira isolate AMF1-May2022 chromosome 10, fColSai1.1, whole genome shotgun sequence, a single window of DNA contains:
- the rab6bb gene encoding RAB6B, member RAS oncogene family b, with product MSAGGDLGNPLRKFKLVFLGEQSVGKTSLITRFMYDSFDNTYQATIGIDFLSKTMYLEDRTVRLQLWDTAGQERFRSLIPSYIRDSTVAVVVYDITNVNSFQQTCKWIDDVRTERGSDVIIMLVGNKTDLEEKRQITIEEGEQRAKELNVMFIETSAKTGCNVKQLFRRVAAALPGMESLDDANPEGMIDIKLDKPAEPTVPEGGCSC from the exons ATGTCAGCTGGAGGAGATTTGGGGAACCCCCTGAGGAAATTTAAACTCGTATTTTTGGGAGAGCAGAGCG TGGGAAAAACATCTCTCATCACCAGATTCATGTATGACAGTTTTGATAACACATATCAG GCCACCATTGGAATTGACTTCCTATCAAAGACCATGTACCTGGAAGACCGGACA GTACGGCTGCAGCTGTGGGATACAGCTGGACAGGAGCGCTTTAGGAGCCTTATTCCAAGCTACATACGGGACTCTACAGTGGCTGTGGTTGTGTATGACATTACAA ATGTGAATTCATTCCAGCAGACCTGCAAATGGATTGATGATGTCAGGACAGAGAGAGGGAGTGATGTTATCATCATGCTAGTAGGCAACAAGACAGATTTGGAGGAGAAGAG GCAAATCACGATCGAGGAAGGAGAGCAGCGAGCCAAAGAGCTGAACGTCATGTTCATCGAGACCAGTGCCAAGACAGGCTGCAATGTCAAACAG CTGTTTCGTCGAGTTGCAGCAGCCCTACCTGGGATGGAGAGCTTGGACGACGCAAACCCTGAAGGCA TGATCGACATCAAGCTGGACAAACCAGCAGAGCCCACCGTCCCTGAGGGTGGGTGCTCGTGTTAA
- the LOC133452216 gene encoding espin-like protein — protein sequence MIKHWQRLDSEEGQELAIVDVILADIDSLVPTHDESGCPIAEWKRQVMVRQLQVRLQDEEEQRRQDMVNGYVPVDGWKYSQTHNAVLGPFGELLTEEDLVYLQQQIESVSLQKRCQAFELELTRLTEELRAILPDPIVNISLNKEVLQQMDTEGKLHLSLPVWCSRVSEIVRSMSLLVANLTQTTERQSDGYRIPHIGMASAFSHRLESNSYSKARREKVEREIQQSGVSVRHLRSNFEGQIGCIYPFAGVLQEGQGLKGQIGASGGSNHYANTDLSHDVSKRRIPVMETTSLRKERIVVLFLSHWKKSAYAISVRAARQRQGQAAASGRVTTAQSQQKIPSMFEFCQQRGAVDKMLNSWRNKLELKDAQKTCLSSSCELSQIPHSQLTYSPEQFLPDMDGVVMSHDSLTLDLFMLGYFHILEQELSPEERKMRHLLCFEVFDHVGSFPWEKVRDFHKAVLLEIQTGRRQWSDGFEDLKVSFFGEPQYCCCPASSSSLLPESKSVPKVIVQSATPDYSGSDTDLSCFNKEEICKYIDRSFAFWKEKEAELFDFEH from the exons ATGATCAAACACTGGCAGAGGCTTGACAGTGAGGAGGGGCAGGAGCTAGCAATTGTTGATGTGATCCTGGCGGACATCGACTCCTTGGTGCCCACACATGACGAAAGTGGATGCCCCATAGCAGAATGGAAACGACAAGTGATGGTGCGGCAGCTACAGGTCAGGCTGCAGGAtgaggaggagcagaggagacAG GACATGGTGAATGGTTATGTACCAGTGGATGGTTGGAAGTACTCTCAGACTCACAATGCTGTTTTGGGACCATTTGGTGAACTCCTCACAGAAGAGGACTTGGTTTACCTGCAGCAGCAAATTGAGTCCGTTTCACTCCAGAAACGCTGTCAGGCCTTTGAGCTGGAGCTGACCAGGCTGACTGAAGAGCTGAGAGCAATTTTACCTGACCCCATTGTGAACATTTCTCTCAACAAAGAGGTCCTGCAGCAAATGGACACTGAGGGGAAACTACATCTGTCTTTGCCCGTCTGGTGCAGTCGTGTCTCGGAGATTGTTAGGAGCATGTCTCTGCTGGTGGCCAATCTGACTCAAACGACAGAAAGACAGAGTGA CGGATATAGGATCCCGCACATTGGGATGGCATCCGCTTTTAGCCATCGTTTGGAAAGCAACAGTTATAGCAAAGCGCGGAGGGAGAAGGTGGAGAGGGAAATCCAACAGTCTGGGGTGTCGGTGAGACACCTCAGATCTAACTTTGAGGGTCAAATAGGTTGCATCTATCCCTTTGCTGGGGTTCTACAGGAAGGACAGGGGTTGAAAGGCCAGATAGGAGCTTCAGGAGGAAGCAACCACTATGCTAACACAGACCTGAGTCATGATGTCTCAAAAAGACGCATACCTGTAATGGAGACTACCAGTTTAAGGAAAGAGAGAATAGTCGTTTTGTTCCTGAGCCACTGGAAGAAGTCTGCATATGCGATCTCAGTGAGAGCAGCGAGGCAGAGACAGGGACAGGCTGCAGCGTCGGGTAGAGTGACAACGGCACAGTCCCAACAGAAAATCCCCTCCATGTTTGAGTTCTGCCAACAACGAGGCGCCGTGGACAAGATGCTGAACTCTTGGAGGAATAAACTAGAGCTCAAAGATGCTCAGAAGACCTGTTTGTCCTCCTCTTGTGAGCTCTCACAAATTCCACACTCCCAGCTAACCTACTCCCCAGAGCAATTCCTGCCAGATATGGATGGTGTTGTGATGAGTCATGACAGCTTGACCCTTGACCTCTTTATGCTTGGCTACTTCCACATATTAGAGCAAGAGCTGTCGCCCGAGGAGAGGAAGATGAGGCATCTCCTCTGCTTTGAAGTTTTTGACCACGTAGGCAGCTTCCCCTGGGAGAAGGTGCGGGACTTCCACAAAGCTGTCCTCCTGGAAATCCAGACGGGGAGGCGACAGTGGAGCGACGGCTTTGAGGACCTCAAAGTCAGCTTCTTTGGTGAACCACAGTACTGCTGCTGCCCAGCGTCATCGTCATCACTGCTGCCAGAATCCAAATCTGTGCCTAAGGTCATAGTCCAAAGTGCCACTCCAGATTACAGTGGCAGTGACACAGACTTATCCTGTTTCAACAAGGAAGAGATTTGTAAATATATTGATCGCAGCTTTGCTTTTTGGAAAGAGAAGGAAGCAGAACTGTTTGATTTTGAACATTAA